A window from Telopea speciosissima isolate NSW1024214 ecotype Mountain lineage chromosome 8, Tspe_v1, whole genome shotgun sequence encodes these proteins:
- the LOC122672159 gene encoding uncharacterized protein LOC122672159, with product MAAIWGDSAFILGRIGDLRSFQIHIHVDAPGELIISTKFDLSEEKLKFGSKATDSITKTDTSDEFSYCFKVQHLPPIILTCLLPKSYPSHLPPYFTISVQWLNSVRISSLCHMLDSIWMDQPQKEVIYTNG from the exons ATGGCGGCCATATGGGGAGACAGTGCCTTTATCCTGGGCAGAATTGGAGACCTACGATCTTTTCAG ATCCATAtacatgttgatgcccctggtGAACTTATCATATCCACAAAGTTTGATTTATCCGAAGAAAAGTTAAAATTTGGATCAAAAGCCACTGACTCCATCACCAAAACTGACACCTCAGATGAATTCTCATACTGCTTTAAAGTTCAACATCTCCCTCCCATCATTTTGACATGTTTACTGCCCAAATCCTACCCAAGTCATCTTCCTCCTTATTTTACCATATCTGTCCAGTGGTTGAATTCTGTGAGGATATCCAGTCTTTGCCACATGCTGGATTCAATATGGATGGATCAACCACAGAAAGAGGTTATATATACCAATGGGTGA
- the LOC122672160 gene encoding uncharacterized protein LOC122672160, translating into MAAKEEPVYYSPVPPEPSESQSPPLQGQQFILLPLYRRRPSRFRSLRCQLLCGISLVLLCVPIFFIWPSDPDISVVRLRLNHVHIHISSIVSLDISMPITVKVRNPDFFSLDYRSLVVSIGYRGKQLGFVTSHGGHLRARGSSYIDATLQLQGIQVYDVFYLLEDLARGSIPFETVTEVQGQLRLFFFDFPLKTKISCQVIVDTDNQTIVQQNCYPE; encoded by the exons ATGGCAGCGAAGGAGGAACCGGTGTACTACTCACCCGTGCCACCGGAGCCCTCGGAGTCCCAATCACCACCACTGCAAGGGCAACAGTTCATCCTCCTCCCTCTCTATCGCAGACGCCCAAGCAGGTTCCGCTCTCTCCGTTGCCAGCTCCTCTGCGGAATCTCTCTAGTCCTACTATGCGTTCCAATCTTCTTCATTTGGCCCTCCGATCCCGACATCAGCGTCGTTCGCCTCCGTCTCAACCATGTCCACATCCACATTTCCTCCATCGTCTCCCTCGACATTTCCATGCCTATCACTGTCAAGGTCCGTAACCCTGATTTCTTCTCACTCGACTACCGATCCCTCGTCGTTTCCATTGGGTATCGTGGGAAGCAGCTTGGCTTTGTTACTTCTCATGGTGGGCACCTGAGGGCCAGGGGTTCTTCCTACATTGACGCCACGCTTCAGCTCCAAGGGATTCAGGTTTACGATGTCTTTTACTTGCTCGAAGATTTGGCTCGGGGTTCTATTCCCTTTGAGACTGTGACGGAAGTTCAAGGACAGCTTCGactcttcttctttgattttccGCTGAAG ACAAAAATATCATGCCAAGTGATAGTGGATACAGATAACCAGACAATTGTCCAGCAAAATTGCTATCCTGAG TGA